Proteins co-encoded in one Arachis hypogaea cultivar Tifrunner chromosome 13, arahy.Tifrunner.gnm2.J5K5, whole genome shotgun sequence genomic window:
- the LOC112738316 gene encoding small ribosomal subunit protein uS3x: protein MATQMSKKRKFVADGVFFAELNEVLTRELAEDGYSGVEVRVTPMRTEIIIRATRTQAVLGEKGRRIRELTSVVQKRFKFPENSVELYAEKVNNRGLCAIAQAESLRYKLLGGLAVRRACYGVLRFVMENGAKGCEVIVSGKLRAQRAKSMKFKDGYMISSGQPVKDYIDSAVRHVLLRQGVLGIKVKIMLDWDPKGKVGPKTPLPDIVTIHPPKEEEDYIRPPAAVLSSEIEVPVPVA, encoded by the exons ATGGCGACTCAAATGAGCAAGAAGAGAAAG TTCGTCGCTGACGGAGTTTTCTTCGCTGAGCTGAACGAGGTTTTGACCAGAGAGCTTGCCGAGGATGGTTACTCTGGTGTTGAGGTTAGGGTTACACCTATGCGCACTGAAATCATCATTAGGGCCACTCGCACCCAAGCTGTTCTTG GTGAGAAGGGAAGGAGGATTAGGGAGCTAACCTCTGTGGTGCAGAAGAGGTTCAAGTTTCCTGAGAACAGTGTTGAACTCTATGCTGAGAAGGTTAACAACAGGGGTCTGTGTGCTATTGCCCAAGCAGAATCTCTTCGCTACAAGCTCCTTGGAGGTCTTGCTGTCAGGAG GGCCTGCTATGGTGTTTTGAGGTTCGTAATGGAAAATGGTGCCAAAGGTTGTGAG GTCATTGTTAGTGGGAAATTGAGGGCACAGAGAGCCAAATCCATGAAGTTCAAGGATGGCTACATGATTTCTTCTGGTCAGCCAGTTAAGGATTACATCGACTCTGCTGTTAGACATGTTCTTCTCAGACAG GGTGTGCTTGGTATCAAAGTCAAGATCATGCTTGATTGGGATCCTAAAGGGAAGGTCGGTCCCAAAACTCCCCTCCCTGATATTGTTACTATCCACCCACCGAAAGAGGAAGAAGATTATATCCGGCCGCCTGCTGCAGTTCTGTCAAGTGAAATTGAAGTTCCTGTTCCTGTTGCATGA